ACCGTCGTGAACGGTGTCCAGGTGGTGTCGGCCGTCACACTTTCAGCTGGTGACGTGATCGATCTTGGCACCGTCCGGCTCAAGGCGGTGAAAGAGTGAGCGCGGTATCTCGCAAGCGATGGTACGCCGGCCTGACCGACGTAGGCCGCGTCCGTACCCACAACGAAGACGCTGTCTTGCTCGAGCCGCCGCTTTTCGCTGTCGCTGACGGCTTGGGCGGACACGAAGCCGGCGAGGTCGCGAGCAGTGTGGCGCTCGGCGCGCTCGTCGAAGCCGCGCCCCGCAGGCCCGACGCCAAAGCTCTCGGCCGAGCGGTGCGAGCCGCAAACCGGGCGGTTATCTCGGCGGCGCGCGAGGGACTCGGACGCAATGGGATGGGCACGACCGTAACGGCTGCGCTCGTCGAGGGCACGCGCATCGCGATCGCCCACGTCGGCGACAGCCGGGCGTACCTTCTGCACGGTGACGGGTTGGAGCGCCTGACTGAAGACCACTCGCTCGTCGCGGACATGATCCGCTCGGGCACCATCACTGAAGAACAGTCGCGGACACACCCAAACCGAAGCGTCATCACCCGCGCGCTCGGCACCGACCCCAACATGTACCCTGACACCTTCGAGGTCGAAGCCGGAATCGGCGACCGTCTCCTGCTGTGCTCCGATGGACTCACGGGCATGCTTCCCGACGCCCGCATCGAAGAGATCCTCGACTCATACCGCGACCCCGAGATGGCTGTGCGCATGCTCGTCGACGCCGCCAACGAGGCGGGTGGGCACGACAATATCTCGGTAGCCGTGGTCGACATCGTCACCGGCCAGCATCGCTCGCCCGCAACTGAGCGACCCGGGCGCGGTTGGCTCTCCGCGCTCGTGTGGGTGTTCGCGGTTGTCGCCGTGCTCGGAATCGCGGTGTGGGGCACGTACCGCTACGCATACGACCGCGCGTACCTGGTGACTGAAGACCAGTACGTCGTGATCTACCGCGGCATACCCGGCGATTTCGCCGGCTTGCGTCTACGATGGCTCGAAGCCGAGACGACCGTCACCGCGAGCGCGCTCGATCCGGTAACCGCGCAACGCCTCGCGACAGGCGTGCCCGTGGAGAGCGTCGACGCCGCCTTCGAACTC
This sequence is a window from Clostridiales bacterium. Protein-coding genes within it:
- a CDS encoding Stp1/IreP family PP2C-type Ser/Thr phosphatase, whose amino-acid sequence is MSAVSRKRWYAGLTDVGRVRTHNEDAVLLEPPLFAVADGLGGHEAGEVASSVALGALVEAAPRRPDAKALGRAVRAANRAVISAAREGLGRNGMGTTVTAALVEGTRIAIAHVGDSRAYLLHGDGLERLTEDHSLVADMIRSGTITEEQSRTHPNRSVITRALGTDPNMYPDTFEVEAGIGDRLLLCSDGLTGMLPDARIEEILDSYRDPEMAVRMLVDAANEAGGHDNISVAVVDIVTGQHRSPATERPGRGWLSALVWVFAVVAVLGIAVWGTYRYAYDRAYLVTEDQYVVIYRGIPGDFAGLRLRWLEAETTVTASALDPVTAQRLATGVPVESVDAAFELIELYRAHLETQGVDPNAGPPPAETGTP